Proteins encoded by one window of Salvia splendens isolate huo1 chromosome 14, SspV2, whole genome shotgun sequence:
- the LOC121764054 gene encoding exopolygalacturonase-like, with product MNMIGKPYRLRADASDQILLKANSERVFDVRKYGAKRGIDISQALMKAWKDAIASTTPSKILIPKGHWTLSQAHMEGPNKAPINLAVRGTLQAYRNPAQLPVKSQEWVTINYVNHLTISGGGVLDGQGQQAWKMNNCNTNKNCVKLPINLSLNFINDSIIQDITTKDSKNFHVNCISSRNVTFQRFTVSAPGNSLNTDGIHIARGNHIRVLDSIIKTGDDCVSMGDDLNDVLIRNVQCGPGHGISIGSLGKNAQEKNIKGITVQGCTFTGTQNGVRIKTWPSAPATLTVSDLHFLDLTMVNAGNPIVFDQKYCPWNQCDLRRPSLIKISNVEIKNIRGTSTTPDVLSFMCSKAKPCDNIRIGLIDLKYNGNKAITICENIRPIFSARQTPRVC from the exons ATGAATATGATCGGAAAACCATACAGATTAAGGGCGGATGCAAGTGATCAG ATACTATTGAAGGCAAATTCCGAGAGGGTGTTCGACGTCAGAAAATACGGAGCGAAGCGGGGCATAGACATCAGCCAG GCGTTGATGAAAGCATGGAAAGACGCAATAGCATCAACAACGCCAAGCAAGATCCTGATCCCAAAAGGCCATTGGACACTGAGCCAAGCCCACATGGAAGGGCCCAACAAGGCCCCAATCAACCTTGCGGTGAGAGGCACCTTGCAAGCCTACCGGAACCCGGCCCAACTCCCCGTGAAAAGCCAAGAATGGGTGACCATCAACTACGTGAACCACCTGACCATCTCGGGGGGTGGCGTGCTCGACGGGCAGGGCCAGCAAGCCTGGAAGATGAATAACTGCAACACAAACAAGAACTGCGTGAAGCTCCCCATCAACTTGAGCTTGAACTTCATCAACGACTCCATCATCCAAGACATCACCACCAAGGACAGCAAGAACTTCCATGTCAACTGCATCTCCAGTCGCAACGTCACCTTCCAGCGCTTCACTGTCTCCGCCCCAGGTAACAGCCTTAACACTGACGGCATCCACATCGCCCGAGGCAACCACATCAGGGTCCTCGACTCCATCATCAAGACGGGAGACGACTGCGTCTCCATGGGGGACGACCTCAACGACGTCCTCATCAGGAACGTGCAATGCGGGCCCGGACACGGGATCAGCATCGGCAGTTTGGGGAAGAACGCGCAGGAGAAGAACATCAAAGGGATAACCGTGCAGGGGTGCACCTTCACCGGCACCCAGAACGGGGTCAGGATCAAGACATGGCCCTCTGCCCCGGCCACACTCACAGTCTCCGACCTCCACTTCCTCGACCTCACCATGGTTAATGCTGGAAACCCCATTGTGTTTGATCAGAAGTACTGCCCTTGGAACCAATGTGACTTGCGTAGGCCCTCCCTGATTAAGATCAGCAACGTCGAGATCAAGAACATCAGGGGCACTAGCACCACCCCCGACGTTCTCAGCTTCATGTGCAGCAAAGCCAAGCCGTGCGACAACATCAGGATAGGGCTCATTGATCTCAAATACAATGGAAATAAGGCCATCACCATATGTGAAAACATTAGGCCTATCTTTTCTGCCAGACAGACTCCCCGCGTCTGCTAG